The sequence below is a genomic window from Dyadobacter chenwenxiniae.
CACCGGGATGGAGGCTTATAAAGCCGGCATGGAATATCTGACAGACCAACTCGATGGCACCATGCTGGTGTATGCTGCCATTTCACCAAATCTTGCTACTGGCCGTTATGCGCACATGCGGCGGATTGCGTGCGATGCTTATAAGCACATCAGTGAGACGGCTTACACGCTCAACAGCACAAATTACGGCTGGTGGCAAAATCAGATTTACCAATACATTGATGCCGACCACATTGTTTTCGGCACCGAAACAGCTGGCGAGAACCGCGCGCGCCTTGCTTCCTCCATCGTAACCGGCACCATCATTACGGGAGATGATTATGCAACGGACGGAGCCTGGAAAGCCGTTTCGCAAACATTGCTTCAAAACGCGGATCTGCTGAATCTGGCCAAGGACGGCAAAGCATTCCGCCCGGTGGAAGGCAATACGGGATGGGATCCGAATGCGCTTTTTGTCAAAACGATTGGCGTCAATCATTATCTGGCGGTTTTTAATTACGGGACGGAGGCAAAGGCTTTTTCCATAGATCTGGCCAGGGCCGGTTTGAGCGGCCAGGTTGACTATGCAACAGAGGAGCTTTTCAGTGGAAATGATCCATCGGCGAAGAAGGCAGCGGTGTTGGCACAGGGAACATTATCCGTGAATGTGCCTGCGCAGGACGCGATGATCATTCAACTTAGAGATTCCGCATTGCCAGTCACACTTGCCAATTTCCAGGCCGAACGGGCAGGTTACAGCGCATTACTAACCTGGGAAACGGCTTCTGAAACGAATAACAAGGAATTTGTAATAGAGCGGAGTTTGGATGCCAGAACATTCAAAGTCATCGGGAAAGTGCCCGGTCATGGTGATACCAGCAAAGCGCAGCATTATGCATTCAATGACCAGGTTCCAAATGCCGATTCAATCAATTACTATCGCTTGAAACAAGTTGATTTTGACGGCAAATATGAACATTCACGCATTGTGGCGGTGAAATTTGCCCACGAAGATTCGGTCACATTATTTCCAAATCCCGGCAGTACGCAGTTAAATCTGAAAGTCCCCCAAAACTTCACAGGCGAACTTCAGGTGACGGTTATGAGCACAGACGGCAAGCAGATTTTGGCCAAAAAATTCAGTAAATACACTGAGAAAGGCTTGACGATCAGCATTGGCCAGCTCGATAAAGGAATTTATCTGATATCGGTTGCAGATAGCAAAGGAAACAACCAGCGCGGTAAGTTTGTGAAGAATTGAAGTTTTTTGAAATGTGTCCTGCCTGTTACATTCATTCCGGAAAAGGGTAGGGCACTTTTTTATTTACAAAAACGGCAAGAGTAGTACATAGCCCTGAGCACAGGCTTATGCCGGCGGCAAAGGGGAAAAAATACACGAATTCCACAACGCCAAATAAAATATAGATGACACCGATGGGTAAGAGCAGTTTGTTAGCAATGTCTTTTTGCTCGGTTACAAACCCGGAGATAGACCAGAGCAGCAGGATAGTCATAATGAATAATCCGAAGATCATTATGCTGTAACCATTGTAGTATTCCGCCATCGTTTTACTGGCGCCCATGAAATCGGCGCTGTAACTTTTCATTACTTTGACCACCGCACCCATTTTCGGGTCCTCCGGCTCGTCCCAGGTTAAATGGCCGATGGTGTGTCCCAACAGATGCACCACGATCAGGGCGGCCGAAATTCTTACCAGCATTTTTGAGCTAATCATTTTAGGAAAGTTTTGGGATTGATCAAATCTATTTACAATCCAAAGATATGAGGCAGGAGGGTGCAAGTCTTGTAAAAATCGGAAGTGCTATCCTTTGTAAAAAATGTGCCCGAATTCATTGTCCGTCTTCATGAATTTAGAAGGCGCCATTCCCGTAAATCTTTTAAAGTCTTTGATAAAATGTGCCTGATCGTAGAAATACGTATAAAGCTCGTTTTTGAAAAAATCCATGTTTGCGTTCGCATTCGCCTCATAAAACTGCATGAAACGAATAACTGAGGAAATACTTTTCGGACTCAGTCCCACCTTATCTGTAAATTTCTCCCGCAGCCATCGGCTACTAAATCCTGTTTTTCTTTCCAGCTCATTCACAGCTATAAGGCCCTTGGTGCCCACTATTTGGCTGAGACAATAGTCAACAACCAAATCCGGCGTAGATCTGGAAAGCTGACTGATCAGATACGATTGAATGACTTCTATTTTTTCTTCGATTTTCTCGATATTAATCAAACGTTCGCTTAAATGCCGGGCCTGGTTTCCGATTACATCTTCGAGATCGAAAATCTTATTTTTTAATTCGAATTGTGGAAGGTGGAATAGGCGATATGCGCCTAGTGCGTAAAACTCGATACCAATGTTACAGTGCGGATTGTCGTGTTCGATGTCCACGATAGCAGGCGTGTCGGAAATTCCTATCAAAGTAATGGATCCTTCTTTCGAACGGTGCCGCCATTTTTCATATTTGCCTATTAACCCGTTTTTTACCGGAATTATAAGCTTCACCATACCATTTGGAACGATCAACTTCATATCATCCTCAGGCAATCTTCCATTGCTCTCTAAAACCCAAATTTTGCCAATGAATGGTTTCAATTCAGCTCTGGGTTCTATGAGTTGCAGTTTCATTTTGTTTTCCTGATGTTTTCGGACAACCAATTGTTTTAATCTGTAACATTGAGGAAGTAATGATACAAATTAAATGCAATGCGTTGCAAGAATGGTCTCAATGAGCATAGCAAGTTGAAAAAATGGGGTCATTTGCAGCTCATTTACACGGCATGCGGCAAAACCAGACGGGGTTGGCATTGGAAAAAAAATGTGAAAACAGAACATTGAACAAATGGATACAAGTTATTTAGCCAGCGCGGTCAAGCAGTTTGAGTATTATAAAATGCTCGGCGAAAAGGCAATCGCGCAACTGCCCGACGAGGCGCTTTTCTGGCAATATAATGAGGAGAGTAATAGTATTGCCGTGATCGTCAATCACATTACAGGAAATATGCTATCCCGCTTTACCGAATTTTTAACGACCGACGGTGAAAAACCCTGGCGAAACCGTGATGCGGAATTTGAAGGGCGTTTCGCAAACCGTGAAGAAGTCATGGCGCATTGGGAAAAAGGCTGGGACCGATTGCTGACCACATTGCGCGATCTCGATGACGATCAGCTGGAAGCGGTGGTTTACATCCGGAATGACGGCCACACGGTAATGGAGGCAATCAACCGGCAGCTTGCCCATTATCCCTACCATATCGGGCAAATCGTTTATATTGCGAAAATGGCCGCCAATGAAAAGTGGGAAAGCCTTTCAATTCCCAGGAACAAATCGGGCGATTACAATATGCGGAAATTCACTCAGGAAAAATCGAGACGGCACTTTACAGATGATCTTTGACCATGGCCCGACTACAACAATTGCGTTTCAGGATCTGCGCTGATTTTGTTATTATTCAGCGGACGAATGCAGCGGTTGCATAGTGTTTGCAATAAAAGAGCGACACGCATTGAGCTTAGTCAACGGCATTTCGATTGTCACAATTAAAACTTTTACTAAAATGGAAACAACAAATAGTAATCCGCTCTTATGCGATATCGAATCGGGAGTTTGTGAAATGCCTGAATCTTCTTTGGCAACAGCCCCGCAGACGGGAGCGTCCACTCATAAACCCGTCAAAATCATCTATTTCACGGACCCGATTTGCTCGTCCTGCTGGGGCATTGAGCCTCAGCTTCGTAAACTGAAATTGGAATACGGCGATAATTTTGAAATTGATTACCGCATGGGTGGCCTGCTGCCGGATTGGAGCTACAACAGCGGCGGAATTAGCAAACCTTCTGACGTGGCACATCATTGGGACGAAGTAAGTGTGCGTTACGACATGCCTATCGACGGCGATGTCTGGCTGGAAGATCCGCTCGACTCTTCCTATCCTCCATCCATTGCATTTAAAGCGGCCCAGTTGCAAGATCCCGATAAAGCAATCCACTTCCTTCGTGTGTTGCGGGAGATGGTTTTCCTGGAAAAGATTAACATAACAAAATGGGAAAATCTGGCGGCATCGGCAGAACAGGTTGGTCTGGATGTTCAAAAACTTGAAATTGATTTCAATGGTAATGCCAGAGATTTGTTTGAACAGGATTTACAATTAGCCTCACAATGGGGTGTCCGCGGTTTCCCGACTATGTTTTTCGTGGATAGCGAGGGTAACCAGGAAAAAGTGTATGGAACCAAACCTTACTCCGTATACGAGGATACCATGTTGAAGCAATTTCCAACTGCGTCGAAAAAAGTAATCGATAAGGACTGGAAAAATTTATTTACCAAATACAACACCCTGACTGCCCTCGAGTTTTCTGAACTTTCGCAAACTCCGCGGGACCAAGCCGGGCAGCTCTTGCGAGCATTGGTCAAATCCGGAAATTTAAGTGAGCTGGTGACCAAGAATGGTTCGCTATGGCGTCTATTGAAATAGCATCCTGCGCGCCGGATGCTATTTCCCTATCAATTAAAAGTTTGCCTGAAAGCCAGTGGAGAGAGGCTTGTTTTTGTTTTGAACATGCGGCTAAAAGACTGTGGATACTCAAATCCCAGTTCGTAGGCGATTTCGGAAACGGACAAGTTGGAGGTTGATAATCTTTCCTTCGCTTTTTCAACGAGCTTTTCCTGGATGTGATGCTGAGCGTTTTCTCCGGTCAGAGAACGCAGCATATCGCTGAGATAACTCGGTGACATGCCAAGTCTTTCGGCCAGCATCTGAACGGTTGGAATGCCACGTTCAGATGCACTTCCATATTTGAAATACTCGTCCAGAATATTCTCAATTTTTTGCAGCATGTCATTATTGGCGGCTTTTCTCGTAATGAACTGGCGACCGTAAAACCGGTTGCTGTAATTGAGCAGCAGCTCAATCTGGGAGATTAGCACGTCCTGGCTGAAATTATCAATCCTGCTGTTAAGTTCTTCTTCGATAATATTGAAAACAGAGAAAATGGCAGTGCGCTCTTTTTCCGAAAGGTGCAGTGCTTCATTGGCTGCATAGTTGAAGAAGCCATATTGCTTAACTGTACTTGCCAGTGGGTAGGAAAGCAAAAAGTCAGGGTGAACGAGCAAAATGTAGCCGGAACCTGCATTCTCCGTCGGACTTTCAAAAATCTGACCCGGAGCTGTAAACACGAGACCGCCTTCACCGAAATCATAAAAAATTTTGCCCGTATTTGGCTTTTCCGCAGAGGTTCGTCTTGTAGGCAATTTTGTAAAAAGGCATGACCATCGATGCCGGTAAGACACCCGGATTGATCGCCATATCTTTAATGTTAATAAAACTTACCATCGGATGGATGGGCTTAGGGAGGCCAAACACCCGATGAAAGTCGGTTAACGATTCAAATTTGTACAAAGCAGGAGCTTCTGTTTTCATAGCTTAAAGATATCGAATTTTAAGCTGAAATCTTTCCTGAGAGGCCGCAGGGTTTGCCTTAAAGCTGACGCCTTTTTTAGCTCCGATGATCCAAACCGTTCTCATAATTGGGTTACTTGTGATAGGTTAATGCAAATTCTTTTGCGAAATCAGCCAGTTTTACCTTACCCAGAACCGGTTTGTTGCAGTAATAGTCGTCATACAAGCTTCCGCTTTGCTGCGCAGCTTGCATTTGAACCATGCCGTTCGCGATCCAGTCGTTCATTCCAGCATCGAGCATCTGCTGCAGCATCAGTTCACGCGGAATTACCTGCCATTTTAGTTCGGGCAAGCCAATGGCTTCACCTAATGTGCTGGCAATCTCATTGGGAGATACTTCGTCGCTTGCTACATAGTGAACTGACCTTCCGATAAACGGTTTTTCCATTTCTTGAGCAATAACCGCAGCAATATCCAGCGGAGAAACCCAGGGCTCTTTTTGATCGCCTCCATAAGTTTGTATAATTGCCGATTGTGTTTTGATTGAAGCAACATACCGGTACAGATTCGTATAAAAGCCGACAGGCCGCATGAATTTGATTGAAACCGTTTCGGGCAGCTGATTCAGGATGGTCTCGACCGTGTTGTGCAGATACAAACTCCCGATTCCTTCATTGGTATGCGCCCCGATGCTGCTTAAATGGACAACCTGTCTCACGCCCGAATTTTTGACAGCTTGCTTATAGTTGTTTCCTACTCTCGTAAAAGCGGCAACAAAATCTGCATTTTTATCAAAGATGTTGCCGATGCCTTCCCATGCTTCCATCAAATATACAATGTCGGCCTCTTTGAACGCAGCGGTCAAAAAATCGGGGTCTTGAATGGTGCCAATAGCCGCTTTTGCCCCTAATGCTTCAATGGCTTGCCGCCGGTCCGCTTTACTGCTGATGATGGTGACCGAATGCTTCTTGCTGATCAGTTCTTCTGCCAGGGGCTTGCTGATATTGCCCAGCGAGCCAGTAATTACAATGTTCATAATATTCTTTTGTTTGGTATTGCAAAGTTGCATAACCGGCAAAAAGCAGATTTAACAGAATCAACGGAGTTCATAACAAAATTGAGGAAACGGGGAGCTCTCGCCCTGCACTTTGGCGGGCGTGGGACAGAGGTTCACCCACGCACATTGCCCGACAGGCCATTTGATGAATAAAACAAGACTTGTTGACGGAAGCCGCAAGCCAGCGTGATCTTTCATTTCTAAAAAAATTCCTCAAACTTGCAAACCATATCTTCCTTTCCAATGGAATACCCGCTAACTACGCTCATCGAAAAGATACGACTAATAGTGCCACTTAGTGACGCAGACATTACTTTGATAGATGGTTTGTTCCAGCCGCTGCATCTGAAAAAAGGAGCGAATTTTGTTGAGCAAGGTCAGGTTTGTCACCAAGTTGGTTTTATTCAGGCAGGCTTAGTGAGATATTTTGTCAATCAGGATGGAGATGAAAAGATTTACAGCTTTGGTTTAGAAAACGATTTTGTTTGTGATTATGAGAGTTTTCTCTCCAAACAGCCCTGCCGACGCGCAATTCAAGCTATCGAGGATTCCTCATTGTTCGTGATTTCATCGGTCGGCCTGCAACTTTTATTTGACAAATTGACTTATGGTGAACGTTTCGGCCGGATAGTGATTGAACAGATTTTCGTTCAAACAATGGGACAGCTTGTATCCCTTTATACAGATTCCCCCGAGGAGCGTTACCAATCATTTTCAGATCATTATCCCAGTCTTGCCACACGTATCACACAATATCATATTGCCTCCTACGTGGGCGTTAAACCTCAGTCTTTAAGCCGTATCCGGGCCAGATGGGCCGGCAAGGATTACACCCGCATTTCTTCACCTGAGTGAATGCACGGGTGCTGCTTGTTGCCCAATTTTGTGCTGTACTTAAAACGCATAAGATTATGACAACGCAACGCATTTCTCCTCCGGTAAGACTGTTAAGCCTTCTGATCGGGTTTGGTTTACTCTTTATCGGCGGCCGCTTTTTGCTGGCTCCCGAAACAGCAGAAGCCGGATTTGGCCTCCATTATCAGGAGCCCAATTTCGCTTTTCATTACATCAAAGGCATCCGGGATATTTTCTCGGGATTGCTTATTGTGCTGTTTGCCTGGTCCAGCAGCAGGAAACCCCTGCTGCTGACTTTACTGGCCGGCTCGGTTATTCCCTTTGCTGATATGTTAATCGTGTGGCGCACACCAGAAAGCAATCTTTGGGCAATGCTTATTCATGGGGGGACTGTAATCGCACTTTGGCTATTATGCTATTTTTTATGGAAATCTTCCGCTGAAAAAGAACAGCTGTAAGTGTCTTCTTTCTTATCAATAAAGTGTTGTACGCCGACCGGACTGCATCAACGCTAAACTCCTTAAACAATGACCTCCGACTGGCTGATAGACTTGAATTTCGCCTTACCTAACTGCCATAGTATGGGCAATACTGACACGGCAACGATCCCTAGCACAACTTTCTCAAAATTGTCCCTGACCAGCGGGATACTACCCAAATAATAACCAGCCAGAGAGAGGCTTACGACCCAAAGGACCGCCCCGATGACATTAAACTTAAAGAAGACGCTGTAATTCATTGCTGCAACACCGCCTACAAAAGGTGCCAGGGTCCGGACAACCGGGACAAAGCGGGCTATGACAATTGTAGATGCGCCATATTTTTTATAAAAGCCATGTGTTTGTGCAAGTTGTTCGGGCTTGATCATTCTTTTCCCGAACAGGCTGATTTGCTGGATTTTGGTTCCGAAACGGCGTCCTATCAGATAATTGCAGCCATCGCCTAAGACCGCGGCTAACAGGAGCAGTGCAATTACCAGCCAAATGTTGAGTGAATCCGGATATCTGGCTGCCATCATTCCTGCGGCAAACAGCAGAGAGTCCCCGGGAAGAAATGGCATGAATACGACGCCGGTTTCGATGAAGATGATCATAAACAGGATACCATAGGTCAATGCCCCATGCTGCTCGATGATATTTCCCAGATGCTTATCTAATTGAAAAAATATATCAAGAACTTGGTGAAAAATTTCCATTATAAAAATTATTTTAGTTAATGCTCAGCATCATAAAGCAAATGGCGATGTAAATTGCCATGATCACCATTGCATAAAGCATGGCAGTCAATGTTTCATCTTTCTGTCTGATTTGTTCGTTTTCCATAATCATCTTGATAAACAGGTTAAGGGACAGTGATATAAGGGCAGCAAATAGTTAACGACATTGGGCATTACCCGGGTGGGGTAAATCGAAGTCAGAACACATTTACTCAGATCATTTAATTCACGTTTTTATTTTTACAGTTGTAAATTTACACATATAAATTGTCAAAAGGAAGTAAATTAATGATATTCCTTCTGTCCGCGTGGAAACGAACCCATCTCTTACATGTTTATAATATCAAATAAACGATCTTCATTTCTGATGTGATCGGATACGGAGCACAACTTTTTTATCAGCTTTTCTATGAAAAAAATATTTCAGTGGAGTTATATAGCACCTGTTATTGCCTGGGCCTTTTACCTGGTGCTTCCTATTGGTACAGGATTGTTGGTCAACCTATTAGCCGTGGCGGCCTTGATTGGAGGCGTGTTTTCTGCCGTGCACCATGCGGAG
It includes:
- a CDS encoding T9SS type A sorting domain-containing protein, with translation MKSGKTGVNLAGEGRTETSFISVIAGWTNENVTRDKRGHGWVGVGQQSCKSPRIMVGYYGDWRDGFEQYGKANALAEPRYIFDWTAATPFGWNSWGAIQSNLNLPKAKSVVDYFATQVPAFRNGDNTLFVDLDSYWDNLAPGGMTGDFSQLTEFANYCKSKGLKPGIYWAPFVDWGKSARQMEGSAYNYEDVWTKVNGGPLDLDGAYALDPTHPGTKARIAYLIGKFKACGFEMIKIDFLAHASLEADSFYESGVHTGMEAYKAGMEYLTDQLDGTMLVYAAISPNLATGRYAHMRRIACDAYKHISETAYTLNSTNYGWWQNQIYQYIDADHIVFGTETAGENRARLASSIVTGTIITGDDYATDGAWKAVSQTLLQNADLLNLAKDGKAFRPVEGNTGWDPNALFVKTIGVNHYLAVFNYGTEAKAFSIDLARAGLSGQVDYATEELFSGNDPSAKKAAVLAQGTLSVNVPAQDAMIIQLRDSALPVTLANFQAERAGYSALLTWETASETNNKEFVIERSLDARTFKVIGKVPGHGDTSKAQHYAFNDQVPNADSINYYRLKQVDFDGKYEHSRIVAVKFAHEDSVTLFPNPGSTQLNLKVPQNFTGELQVTVMSTDGKQILAKKFSKYTEKGLTISIGQLDKGIYLISVADSKGNNQRGKFVKN
- a CDS encoding LIC_13387 family protein, which translates into the protein MISSKMLVRISAALIVVHLLGHTIGHLTWDEPEDPKMGAVVKVMKSYSADFMGASKTMAEYYNGYSIMIFGLFIMTILLLWSISGFVTEQKDIANKLLLPIGVIYILFGVVEFVYFFPFAAGISLCSGLCTTLAVFVNKKVPYPFPE
- a CDS encoding helix-turn-helix domain-containing protein, giving the protein MKLQLIEPRAELKPFIGKIWVLESNGRLPEDDMKLIVPNGMVKLIIPVKNGLIGKYEKWRHRSKEGSITLIGISDTPAIVDIEHDNPHCNIGIEFYALGAYRLFHLPQFELKNKIFDLEDVIGNQARHLSERLINIEKIEEKIEVIQSYLISQLSRSTPDLVVDYCLSQIVGTKGLIAVNELERKTGFSSRWLREKFTDKVGLSPKSISSVIRFMQFYEANANANMDFFKNELYTYFYDQAHFIKDFKRFTGMAPSKFMKTDNEFGHIFYKG
- a CDS encoding DUF1572 family protein produces the protein MDTSYLASAVKQFEYYKMLGEKAIAQLPDEALFWQYNEESNSIAVIVNHITGNMLSRFTEFLTTDGEKPWRNRDAEFEGRFANREEVMAHWEKGWDRLLTTLRDLDDDQLEAVVYIRNDGHTVMEAINRQLAHYPYHIGQIVYIAKMAANEKWESLSIPRNKSGDYNMRKFTQEKSRRHFTDDL
- a CDS encoding ClpXP adapter SpxH family protein — its product is METTNSNPLLCDIESGVCEMPESSLATAPQTGASTHKPVKIIYFTDPICSSCWGIEPQLRKLKLEYGDNFEIDYRMGGLLPDWSYNSGGISKPSDVAHHWDEVSVRYDMPIDGDVWLEDPLDSSYPPSIAFKAAQLQDPDKAIHFLRVLREMVFLEKINITKWENLAASAEQVGLDVQKLEIDFNGNARDLFEQDLQLASQWGVRGFPTMFFVDSEGNQEKVYGTKPYSVYEDTMLKQFPTASKKVIDKDWKNLFTKYNTLTALEFSELSQTPRDQAGQLLRALVKSGNLSELVTKNGSLWRLLK
- a CDS encoding helix-turn-helix domain-containing protein, with the protein product MPTRRTSAEKPNTGKIFYDFGEGGLVFTAPGQIFESPTENAGSGYILLVHPDFLLSYPLASTVKQYGFFNYAANEALHLSEKERTAIFSVFNIIEEELNSRIDNFSQDVLISQIELLLNYSNRFYGRQFITRKAANNDMLQKIENILDEYFKYGSASERGIPTVQMLAERLGMSPSYLSDMLRSLTGENAQHHIQEKLVEKAKERLSTSNLSVSEIAYELGFEYPQSFSRMFKTKTSLSPLAFRQTFN
- a CDS encoding NmrA family NAD(P)-binding protein is translated as MNIVITGSLGNISKPLAEELISKKHSVTIISSKADRRQAIEALGAKAAIGTIQDPDFLTAAFKEADIVYLMEAWEGIGNIFDKNADFVAAFTRVGNNYKQAVKNSGVRQVVHLSSIGAHTNEGIGSLYLHNTVETILNQLPETVSIKFMRPVGFYTNLYRYVASIKTQSAIIQTYGGDQKEPWVSPLDIAAVIAQEMEKPFIGRSVHYVASDEVSPNEIASTLGEAIGLPELKWQVIPRELMLQQMLDAGMNDWIANGMVQMQAAQQSGSLYDDYYCNKPVLGKVKLADFAKEFALTYHK
- a CDS encoding Crp/Fnr family transcriptional regulator, producing MEYPLTTLIEKIRLIVPLSDADITLIDGLFQPLHLKKGANFVEQGQVCHQVGFIQAGLVRYFVNQDGDEKIYSFGLENDFVCDYESFLSKQPCRRAIQAIEDSSLFVISSVGLQLLFDKLTYGERFGRIVIEQIFVQTMGQLVSLYTDSPEERYQSFSDHYPSLATRITQYHIASYVGVKPQSLSRIRARWAGKDYTRISSPE
- a CDS encoding DUF4267 domain-containing protein, whose product is MTTQRISPPVRLLSLLIGFGLLFIGGRFLLAPETAEAGFGLHYQEPNFAFHYIKGIRDIFSGLLIVLFAWSSSRKPLLLTLLAGSVIPFADMLIVWRTPESNLWAMLIHGGTVIALWLLCYFLWKSSAEKEQL
- a CDS encoding VTT domain-containing protein — its product is MEIFHQVLDIFFQLDKHLGNIIEQHGALTYGILFMIIFIETGVVFMPFLPGDSLLFAAGMMAARYPDSLNIWLVIALLLLAAVLGDGCNYLIGRRFGTKIQQISLFGKRMIKPEQLAQTHGFYKKYGASTIVIARFVPVVRTLAPFVGGVAAMNYSVFFKFNVIGAVLWVVSLSLAGYYLGSIPLVRDNFEKVVLGIVAVSVLPILWQLGKAKFKSISQSEVIV